AAATAAACTGGGGCAAGGTTGCTTGGGAAAGCGAGTAGCGCTTGCTACTTATTTTTTCTCCATGTCCGATACGGATCAAACGCGATCCGCATCGATGTTCTGATCGCTCACAAGCTCAGCTGAATTCCAACGCCTGCAGGAACGGGGCCTGAAACCGAACCTTCAAGGGCGGTCAGCCCCCATCCATGGACAACGAAACAGCTTGGCTCCAGTCCCACAACCCGGGACAGCAACAAAAAAGACCCCACTGCTAGTGCAGCCGGGCCAGGGTGATGGGGATCCACATCTTGGGATCACTCATCAGGCTCGTCAACGCCACATATGGTGCATCGCTGCTGAAATTGATGACCAGGTATGCCTGAACACCTATTTCGCGTGTTGGATCCCTACTCTCCCGAAGAAGGCCGGGTGATGGGAATGATCCGAGCCAAGAGTCGAGCCACTGCCAAGGCGGTGGCTTTTTGATGGCAAGGGTCTCTCTCATCTTGTGGATCTAACGCCAGTTGCTGAGCCAATCCATCAGCTGTGATGGGTCAAAAAAGGCCTGGGATCCTGATCGAAACGATGCTCAAACGGCAGTGCATCTGGATGCTGATCACCATCCAGTGCCGCAGTGGACTCCAGACACTTCCTCAGCAACCTGGCGCTCTCCAGCGGCATATCCCGGGGCACGGAAATCCGGTCTCGCAGATAACGCAATGCTGAGGCCGAACCTGTCTCCGGTGGTACGGGCTGGTCAAGAACCATTGCTGTGAGTGCAGCCCTCAGCGGTTGATCAAAGCGATCACCAAGAGGGTTTCTGGCCAGAAGAATGTTGCGATGCCTCAGCACCCTCTCCAAAGCGCGCGCCTTTGCAGACACCATCTCGCTTGACGAGCTCCAGCGACGTTCAAGCTCATTGAGTCCGGATCCGCTATCCACCGCCAGAGCCATGCGTTGCTGTGCCTCGCTGCCATCAGCCCAGCAGCCGCCCATCTGCGGAGGTAGATCATGGGCATGGGTGTGCACATCGCTCTGGGTGCCTCGATAGGTCTCCAGGTGCTCAAGTGCCGTGAGCCAGCGATCGATTGCGGGATGCTCCTCGCGCAACGCAAAGCCCTTGAAATAAGCGAGTGAGGCGTTCATCCGTTCCACATAAGGAATGAACACCAGGTCTGCTGTGCCAGGGATCGGACCATCAGGTGCATCGGGATCCAACCAGCTGCCGCCGCCGCTGATGAGCGCCTGCTCCATTTGCTGGGCGACACGCTGAAACTGATCACGGGCCTGACGTTCTTGTCGCTCTCCCAGACCGGGAGTGCACAACCAGATGCACCAGGCCCTGAACAGCAGGCGTTCAAGATCCCGAAGCCGACGCACTCTGCGGTCGGCCATCGGAGCACCAACTGGCCCGAAGCTTCGCTCAAGAGCCTCCAAAATCCGATCACTTTCAGTGATCAGACGGCCATCAAGCTCCAGAGCCGGAAGCATCCCCGACGGAACGAGAGCAGTGAACCAGGGCTCCTTGGGGCCGTAGCAGCGCATGGTCACTTTGCGAATTCGGTACGGAATCCGGCGAAACTCAAGCCAAAGCCACACTTTCTGGCAGTACGGGCACCAGGCATGGTGATCGCGGAACAATGTGACCCGAATCGAGTCTTCGGGCTGACCAAACAGGCGCAAGGTGGCCTGGGAATTGGCAGGTCCTTCGATGCGCTCGGCTGCTGGGGCCGCCAGAGCATCCAGCTCAGACCAGCTGAGCGCATCAGCGCCAGGTTGGACTTCTGTCATGGCATCCTCGGAGCACCGCTGCATGATCATCGCCAGAGCGGATCACCCGTGGACATCGAACACAGCCATCTACTGGATCTCGAGAAGCAGGCTCGTCGCAGCGGTTCAGGACTGACCGCCGGAAACCTGATGGGGTACTGGCAACTCAAGACCGTATGGCCCAAGGGTCAAACCGAAGCCAATGCCTTCAATGGCTGGCTGCTGCGCAGCATCGGCGCCTGCCTCGAAATCAGCGGCGGATCCACCGACGGGCTTCAACTGCGTAACGCCGTGAACCTCGCCGGACTCACCCTCCAGTTCACAGGTCCAGGCGAACTGAATGGCCGCCAACCACTGCTGAAGTTCCGCTTTGAGCAGGTGGAACTGCTGCTCGGCCGCTTCACTCTGTTGAAGAAGGAGTTGCCGCCACCGCAAGAAGGTCGAGAGCCGTTTTTTGCCCTGATCAGCCGCAGCCCAGAGGGGTGGATGGCCGCGCGGGGCAGAGGCGGCGGACTGGCGTTTTGGACTCTCAGGGGTTGAGACGTTGCTCATGCCAGCCATCTCGGAGCTCCCAGCTGCGGCGAAGGTGGGGATGGGGTTTGAGATCGAGCTGCTCGACACGTTCCAGAGCAACACGCATGATCAGCAGATGCGAGGAGATCGGCTCGTCATCAGCCACCTCCTGGGGCCAGGGCCCTTGCGCATCAAAAGGTTCACCTGGAGACGGCCAGGCCCAGACCATGCGACCGGATGGGGACAGGCGTTGCCAATGATCGAGCAACGCCTCCGGTTCCTGCTCAGCAGTGACGAGAAGCGCCCTGCCCCTCAG
This genomic window from Synechococcus sp. MIT S9220 contains:
- a CDS encoding glutathione S-transferase encodes the protein MTEVQPGADALSWSELDALAAPAAERIEGPANSQATLRLFGQPEDSIRVTLFRDHHAWCPYCQKVWLWLEFRRIPYRIRKVTMRCYGPKEPWFTALVPSGMLPALELDGRLITESDRILEALERSFGPVGAPMADRRVRRLRDLERLLFRAWCIWLCTPGLGERQERQARDQFQRVAQQMEQALISGGGSWLDPDAPDGPIPGTADLVFIPYVERMNASLAYFKGFALREEHPAIDRWLTALEHLETYRGTQSDVHTHAHDLPPQMGGCWADGSEAQQRMALAVDSGSGLNELERRWSSSSEMVSAKARALERVLRHRNILLARNPLGDRFDQPLRAALTAMVLDQPVPPETGSASALRYLRDRISVPRDMPLESARLLRKCLESTAALDGDQHPDALPFEHRFDQDPRPFLTHHS
- a CDS encoding pyridoxamine 5'-phosphate oxidase family protein; protein product: MSLPPWRSLLRSARQREGRSPGATWLQLATTAEDGTPRVRTLVFRGWSPRGDLELLTDVRSEKSSQLLSQPRVELCWLFRKAKEQFRLRGRALLVTAEQEPEALLDHWQRLSPSGRMVWAWPSPGEPFDAQGPWPQEVADDEPISSHLLIMRVALERVEQLDLKPHPHLRRSWELRDGWHEQRLNP